A region of the Mytilus edulis chromosome 11, xbMytEdul2.2, whole genome shotgun sequence genome:
TTCTGCAAAAGGCCCGATTTCTGTAATCGTCTACTGCCCTAATTTCTAACTAACAGTCAACATGTCTTGCTCTTGATCAAGTTCGACATTTCTTGAAGAGCATAACTATGGTATTAATTGTAAAATGTTTCTCGTTCTtaatatgcttgaaatatttaCAACCTGGCAGCAATCAAATAATCGCTCAACTTTGTGTAAGTTCTATTTTAGTGTCACGGTCTCTGCATGTTACAGAACCTATCCAACATCTCGAAGAATTCTGTATGTTGCCTATTGCAAGGAATACAATATGTCTTCCCTATCCCAACATTTTCAGTTCGGTCGACCTACATGACATCTCCTACCAATTCATTGTTAACTTGTTCTAGTCTTGAAACAGGATGAATAATTGGCCACTAGACGTTAAGAAAACGAAAatacaccaatcaatcaatcggTTGTCTAGAAGTTTGGTATGAATCAAAAATAGTTTTGTAATTTAGataatttgactgtccctctagtatctaaCGTCCCTCTTTTAGTACGTTGACGTTAGTTTTGTCTACATCAAATTTATCAGTGGGGCTTTAATCAAAACAGttagaaaacaaaatcaaaaacgaAGATCATTTCGAAgagattgattgtttgattggtGTTCAACGCCACTTTTAGTATTATTGTGCTATTTCTTAGCGGTTATTTGTTATTAGTGCACAGAAAGAACCACATACCTTcaacaggaaaactgacaatcctagtcaattcaAATTAGCGTAAGCCCATCTGCCACGTGCGGAAGtcgaactcacaacatcagtgttgaaAGGCTTGAGATATTCTAGTACGactacttttttctctctttggcAACTTATACCACCTTTAGAAAGTGAACTGTGATGTGGGTGATACCTGTTTTGATAATTTGGAATATATATAATAGATATCTATATATGGGAAATAATGTTTACGCCATCAAACCATTTTTTCAGGTCTAATTAGAAACGCACCGTTCACTGAACATTTTCGTTGACACTGTTCAACACTGGAAGTTTGTTACTTCAATGGttcaataaacaaaagtaacaccACACGACCAGAAGTAACAtttaatcaaaaaaaaaatagtaagtcAAACACTCAGTCTCCAGAAGTAGCACCAGCCCGTCAGAAGTAACATTCATCATTCAGAAGTGACATCAAGTCGACTGAAGTAACACATACTCGAATAAAGTAACATCCATTTATCAGAAGTAACACCAAACTCTTAGATGAAGACGAACACCATCAGAAGTAACACCAAAGACATGCACCATTGTatctgtaacattttgaataaaatttccaACCGTCTTCTTGATTCTTTGGGATCTGTGTTACAACACCAGGGCTTAATTCTACTAGTTTACAGCTGAAACAAATACATTAAATCATAATTATTCTtgaagaagtatttttttttatataatttagcgTTAAGTCttaaatctttctttaaaatatCTTCTTGGATAATACTAGTAATCGTTTCTTCCAAAACGGAAATGACGTAAAGGATATTCCACAATATGTCAAAGATGTGTCTTTCTCTTTTATTTGAAATTCAGACGCGTTTTTAGTAGATACATTTTTAACGGTGTtttcatcaaaataaattatgtttactgatgtgttttttttttctagatataAAAGACTTTAATCATCTGCTGTTTCAATATGCATCATGAGTGTCTGGATGGGGAAAGGCTACTTCTTTtctgtattatttaatttttatgccaTTTCTCCCAATTTCTTATTAAGATCATCATTTTTAGCCaatatttctgtattctttgttGGTTTTATCATGTTTGTCTATTGTTCTCTATTCTTTGTTACTGCTATCATCTTTgcctatttttctcttttctttattacTACTATCATGTTTGctcatttttctttattctttatatttagcaTTTCATTAATCTCAACTTttattttttccccttttttttctttatcttttttctgtTAACCCCATTAAGGCCTTCCTGGATGACAGTGGCAATATGTCAAAAAAGTAACTTTttcatattaattatgtggatttatttattttcgctTGTACCAATTTACGTAGATTTAGGAAAATTTGTGTGTTTCGTGGCTATTTCATTTTGTAGTTTTCACAAATGCGACATACACACTTTTAAGTGACCTCCTCTAACCAACCATCAATTGATTGACAAAAAGGTAAACCAGTTGTGTTGGGCATGTTTTGAGTTCTGTTTGTACCTTCCGATTTGGCGTCTGTCCGATCCATTATGGTATTTTTTGTCAACAAAGCAGTTGAAACTTTAGGGCTTTAAATATTCCTATGCAAGATATTTTTTGGTATTTCAGTATGTTAGAAACATTTATGGCGTTAATCCGTCTGCCATAGCATTCGACGACTTATTTAGCAGTTGACGTTGTCGCCGTAAACATGTCTAGCAAGTAACGTTGCGTTATCAAACTTTATTGACGTGGCGTTGTCATTTCATATCAATCTGGTCATGGGAAGGAAGTCATCAATAAATCCCGTTTGCCTGTACCGTTAATGTAAGGACAGTAAGAGGAGTTTCTGACATGAAATTGTCTATCAACATCACGTTCACGTATTTCTACTTGCAATATACTTATGACCTGATTTAGATTTTCATTACTCTGTCTCGGCAATATGGAAATGCAACATTTGTTTACTGATTTAAGTGTGGGTATGGATTGAAAGAATTGTTTCACGaagaaacaaaaactttaaaaaatcatttatgggTTTCAAATGTTAATTTAAGAAATTCGAGCGACTTCAATAATCTATAATGTCCAATAATCTTAGGTAAGTCAGGTCTTGAATTTTTCTAAACAGAAAGAAGTATTGTAATCGTGAATAGTAGTATATGAGGATCAATCATGAATTGGTAAAAATAAGTCACCAAAACGTGTGTTGCGATTTTAAAGTCCGTCGGCAAATGTGTATTTTGATGTAACATTAAAATGAGTCATTCGGCTATATCCATTAACAAGCAATGTACCTAGCGATTAATAAAGAACCCACAATAGTTAAGCtaagaaaatgtaacaaaagtaAACAAGTGGCAGCAGTAGCGGAAATTGTCATCTGTATACTACTTCCTATTCACAATATTATCAGGAAACTCAAAGCGTATATCATGTATCTACACAAACCCCATTCAGCGTTTTCTTTCGTGTCGTATCCTCCGCTCTCTTCAAAGTAAATAAGTGTGGCTTATGTCAccactgttttgaattttggtATTGCTAGCGATAAGTCTGTCTAAAGAACCTAACTTCAGTattcttttttaattgttcagaTAATTTGGAGGAACGACAATGAAGAAGAACAAAACCTACCTTTGATTATGATAGTTGAATCCAATACATGCGAGTAGCTTATCACACAGGGCAGCACATTGCAACAATGACGTTTTTTCCTTTGAGAATAAAATATCCAGGACTGCTTTATAGTCTGTTGTACATCGGGAGAAACTACCATCGTAAAGGTTGTTCACAACTGCAAAACATATTCAAATACATGTTTGGATATTTGAATGCGTAAGCATTGAATGAATAATCTTACTGCCGAATGCTCTCTTGTTGAAATAGCAGTAAAGCGTTCACTCCTAAACTAATAAATACATACAGCCACTTATCCGAAGCTTTTTAGTCAGATTATGTTTTTCTTGAATTTGATATTACATATTTCTTATATAATTCAACATTTGATCACAAGACACAAGTCTCTTGTCTGCATCAAACACAGGTTATTTTTTAGAAGGGATTAACCTTTATTCAGTGGCCGATTTAAAAAGAGGGTAGTGGGTATTCGCCCCTCTTTGATCGaccaaaaaaaacaaccaacatCATGTTTTTATGATTCATATGATTGTTTAGCTTCGCTTGGCGGTATATTTTCAGTTCTTACCAATCCCCCTAATACCTTTTGAATATCACATGGTCGTCCCCTTATTTGGAACCCCAGGGTTGTGCTGTGGtaacataaaatgaaaaaaattctttCGCATTTTAAGAGATTCAGTTGATTCGATTTGTCTACAAAAGTAATTTTGAGACTGTACCAAAGATTTTGTATATGTAAGACCTTTGCACTGGTACAGTTTATTCATTAATCTTGCATGAAATATGTGTTATTCAGAAGGTCGGTGGTTCTCTCTGGACAGTCCGACTTCTTCCACCCATTAAAAAGTGACCACCTAGAAATACCAGAGTGtttaaagtggcattaaacataAATCAATCAATCTGGTGAATTTAAACATAATAAGGTTGTTAAAACGGGTAATTTTGAACCATGTTTCAACTTATAtgtgttccgcctaacagaattTCCCCTTGATACTTTGTTATTGACAAAGGCATCCTAATATTTGTTCCAGTTGAAACGAATATTCGATATTATATATTCCGTTAGGAACAGACACTGTTATATTTGTTCCAGTGGAATTAATATTACAGAATATTTCTTCCACTtaaaacttatattatgaaggaacttctatttcatgacattttggcgggaacacggacaatcctagtcaattaagatcagAGTCGGGGCTCACCTAGCACGTGCGAGATTCGTATTCGCCTAGCACGTACGAGATTCGTACTCAAAACCTTAGTGTTGACAGAGTTAAACAGTTTCTGGACTACTTAAACCACTCGGCTACCGAGGCCCCTACTTCTCAGAAGAGAAAACTACTTGGCGAAATTCTGTACTTTCTCAAGAATTTCTAAACTGCCATTAAGGACACAAATCATATCATCGTGTTGAGGCTTTTCCTTTTTCCGAAATACCTCCAGCAAGGTTCCGATGCTTATGCTGTTATGTCCATATCGAGTCTTGGATCGATACAGATTTggttttaaaatgcatatatatggCGTTACATATGCAAAATACTGGGATATAGTTTACCCTTAAAAAAACTCCAAATATATGTTCGACCGATCACGAGAGAGCTCAATAcatttgttgatatatttgttaattttatttatttcacatttgtTTGAGATTAAAAATTCAAGGGTCGTATATGTTAAGTGATCTCGACTAGCTCGGTGAAAAGATGTGTAAAAGTGAGTCTGAATTTTCATCGGTTAAAACTAATTTGTCATTATAATTAAAAGGTTACAAGTCGTatagtttatgtttttttaaatattaaatggtTAAAATCTTCAAGTTGAATATATACTTCACATAGTACGTTTGCTAATATTCGCTGCATTCTCTAGATTATATGTCATTATCCATGTAATAAAACCTGAATGGGGATCTCTTAATTCCATATCTTGATTAGGACATTAGTTGTTATACTTCGTTGGACACTAAACAACGgacaggggccagctgaaggacgcctccgggtgcggaaatttctcgctgcattgaagacttgttgatgaccttctgctgttgtctgttctatggtcgggttgttgtctctttgacacattccccatttccattctcaattttattagttcaATAAAGTGTGAAAATATTCAACTATGAAAACCTAAAAAGGACTCTTTAAAAGCGCTTTGTGATCTAAAATATATTGCAAACGTTACTAGAGAACGCTTAAATTAAGGCCTCTCGAAGACGAATACCAAtactttattaaacaaattatcggCCCTTTAAGGGCAAGTTACATATAACGATTACAAATAGATAAAGCAAGaaaaaacaataatgataatgcTTATGATAATATGGATTTAACTATAGCAGTCGTTTTCTTATCGTAAAACATTCATAACAAATAAAAGCCACAATGTTGCATATTTCTTCATACTCACAAGACGGAagccaaatatattttttttctgaatttcgagtaattatatatttttaaagaaaaaggagtaggttcagtaagacccctttttggccccaaaatatagcagttttacaaaattgttaaaatgtaaacctttagttatttattggacagtagaatgcttctgctacataaaaatgggctgtttttgacaatacaatgcacatatatccggtactagcaccattaagtcatgctaaattactgaaatcctcataattctagcattttagttaaattctagacggttttcgtgtaaaacgaaagtggccgcattcgtgttcatccttaatattgaaatgtaagttgtattttatgataatacataacatatataaaggttgaggatgaacacggatgcggccactttcatttttaccaaaaaccatctgaaaagtgacatttttcggcatattaggtagatttttcatatttgagcttgaatcggatcgtttttaatgactaaatctgttaaaatctttcacataaactaattaattcaaataaaatagacactttagtgtttaaaaaggggtcaaaatctttcgtcagatgaacctgaaatttgaggcaaaaatcggtccttaccggacctactcctttaacatTACTTGTCGCTGTTGTTCGAATGCTAGACATTCCGtcagaaaatgattttcataCTCAACTGAATTTAAAGATCAAGAATTACAAATTCTTTTATAAAGTTTATTTTgattagatatcttataaacaataacGCTTGTATTGAAGcgattaagaaattaagaaaaggAAACAAATTTTACCTTCTATCTGTACCTTCCATTCTCCTAAAATGTGTTGACTTGTGAATAATCCTATGCTTCTTACTATAAAAGGATTTGGGTCGGTCCACTCAGCTATAACATTTATACCAACGATAAGTCCTTTTCCTATCATTAGAACTCCGTTTTTGACACTGATCCAAAATGGTCGGTATTCATCACATGAACAAGCGCCAGGGGTGTCGTAAAAGACGGTTTTCTGACTAGCCGGTGTAAGTGAATCATCATTCCGTCTTTGAAAACCTGACCTTTGATTTTTATTGCTaccaatttcaaaattatacatGGGCTTTGAGGAATCTCCATCGTCAGAATTTGACATAATAATTCTAACACCATGACACGCCTTTACCGTAAATGTTAGTGTCGTAATTCCACTTAAATCaagaccatgtttgttgatatcAACAACGTACTGCAAAAAATCAGCGATGTGAACAAAACTCTTGTATGCAATCTTTGGTgttgtaaatgtattttcaattaccagtcctataaaataatatatatcaaccaatCAAGTTCAAGTAAGATAGGAAATTATATGATAAAACAAGGTGGGTAGGATACTTGTACTAAAGGGCCATTAGAAAAACAAAGAGACAGCACCATGactggaagaagaaaaaaaaagacagttCGAAAATAGTTCAAAACACTTAGCTATATTCTTATTTGTTAATTCCGAACTAAGACCGaaaagacgaaaagacaaacataaCACAAAACATTAAAACGAACTTTGTAAACAACAGGGGAAGAAGCAAAATTCCGTTTACTAGGCTTGTCTATTGGAGCCAAACAGATAAAGGAAAGGGAACCAGTCTATTCCATTTACTTACTAAATTAATTTGCTGTGACATACTTCTTACAATTCAGTTTTTAAAAAGGGCACACCAATCAGGTAAATTAcgaaattgtttattaaaaagtCATCGTTTCGATTTCTGTTCGGAATCATCAACGCTGCATACAATTTGAAACTAAACCCCTTTTGTGGAGGACTCAGTTTTTATGAAATTCGTCTGATTGTTTCTGAACTAATGATGTTATTCATTTTTAAAGGAAGAAAACAAAACtcagaaattgaagaaaaaatcttTCTCATGCCATGACAGAAAAACGAAAGGACAAACAAACTTAATTAATACTTCGCTACAAACGTCTTTATACACCTGTTATATTATAGGAAGTGAAAACCAAACAAAACGGCTTACTACCAATAAAATAAGAACggtttttgttttgataatgtTTTTGGTGTATTTTATCAATAAGATTATTGTATACTTTAATATGAATGAAGGGGAAGAATTAGTCAAATATTTTTGAATGGCGTAGAATGTGAAAGCTAcatgtatttcttatttttattattcaaattcgTGTGGTGAGACTTACATTATTTATCCTGTACCTGACCGTTTTACTATGCGAATAAAAGTCTACATTTCAATGTATGCGATATGCATAGAACATATAATGTTGTTTACTGCTGTAGTTATGAGCGAGCGGCAGTATTCAAATTATAAGAGTTTTTTAGTTTCTTCTTTGCGGTCCGCGTTCATAcagtatattaataataaaaatgaaaaatacattgcTGAAACTGTTAAAGTAAGTTCAgtaaattgtaattgttttgttctgtatttgatgaaaatttagaaaacagatttataattttaataaaatctgTACCTTTGACTTATATATGCCGATAATCTACAAAGTTAAAATAACGAGTTTTCGGGGTTTTTCTCTCGGAAGTACATGGTTCAAACTTATAGAGATAAAAGATTTTTCAGGTTGTTCTCGCATATGAAACCTCTCTAGCAGTAAAAACTCTCtcaatgtttattttaaacaatttcccGATTAGTAGAAAACGTACAAAATcaaaatgacgtcacaaataTTCTTACTAGGTACTCAGTTGTAAAGACATATCCAATGCCATTTTAATTGCAGTGGAAACAAAAATTTGATACACAATGTAATTAATACCGTTCTCAATTAAACCTTTGAATTTTAtaatgaaactaaaattaaataagcaaaaTGATAGCTTCAAAGTAAAGAGTGTTTTGAAATCAGGCATCTATAATCTTTCTTTTCAACCAAAAATACCAACTGTATATTGTTCCACCACAAAAGGACCTGTTTTCTCTAAGAGGACGATAAtttcattataacagaaacaacGGAAGAGAGGACTTTTTAATAAATAGGCTGGCCTAAAAAACTTCGAGTgcaaaataggattttttttttataattacttaaaaacaaaagaatGAAATTTTGTATGCATTTAAAACTTGTTACATTTGAAAATCGAAAACATGTATATGTAGCATCTATACTTCAAGCAATACAATGGATTATATTATGTTAGTCTTACCTAAAGTCTTCAAAGCAACAATACTTAAGAGGAATAATCTTAGGCGAAAATCCATCTTCTAATTCTTCTTCTACTCATTAAGCCAAATTATTGTAGGGTTATGAAAGTAGTTCTTTCCTCTACTGATATAAATATCAACAAGATACATAAAATATTTAGCGAAAGTCGATATCATTATGCATGACCGTGTATACTTCAATAACGGCATTTTAATTGGAAAATTAAATTCACGTGTATCGTATAATTTTCCCATGAAATGATCGAAGATTGTTGGAAGGGGAAATCTTGtttgataaatatgtttaaaaataattcatttttccTTATGTTTTTTGAAACAAATGTTCTAGTGTATTAACGTTTTGGACAACCTAACTTGTTTAACCCATTTACTTACTGAACAATTATTTCGCGGggtgttaaaaaatataataagattgCAAGTTGTCCCCTGATTTCAGTAGTTTGCATCGTTTTTATATCCCTTTACCTTCggtattgaaatatttgttttttaatgcaTTGAAAATACCAATTCCGGTGACAATGCTTATTGTAAGAAAAAGCCATACCATGAAAGCAGTTGCGACCATAAATTGACTAAAAATTAAGGATGACTTACTGTTTATACCAAGATACAagtaataaaaattcaaaaataaattaaatcaaagCACTTAGCAATGATGAACCCGATATCTAATTGCTGGCAAATAATTAATTCAGAATAAAATCTCTCTGAAAACTGATAGAAGTAACTTGTAGTTCTTTTCTTACGTCCagtatcaaatattttaattaattttaggtAGATAAATATTTAAACAGTTTATCAGTTTGGTAATTGTTGTAGGCATAGAGGGTTGACATCTAATAGGACAACTGAAAGAGAAATGTGCAAGGCATTGTCTGAACGCCGGATAATATATGCAATAAACATTCGCAGTCCGATTTGTCGTGACTTTGTAAAAAATGTCAAACCGACTGTCTCCATCGAATGTGTTTTCATATTCCTATTCCAACacctaaatatatatttatataaaaggtaTGTTTGACTTTAACATCAATGGTGTAGAGCCAATTTCCTCCTGGGTCTATTACAAAACAGCcgcaattagaaaaaaaacttttaaaatcttttcataAATTCACATTATCAGAGTTTAATGGGTGTTCTTATAAATACTTACAATACTATAgctaattttaaacaaattataatataCCCACGTTTTTATATTTAAGCATGGAATGTCCCAGGAGAGTTTGCAATACTTTTTAAAGGTACCGATAAAGCATCATTCCATTACAGATTATAAAGTATACTTGTACATTTCACAATTCGTTCCACTGATTAGGAAGGGTCTATTTCGCCGATTTGTTTGGTATACAGAAAGCAGTAGCCTAGCCTCCCGTCAGTATGTGCCCAAACCAGTCTTTATAAATCACAAAGAAGACGAACTCGGGTTTGCACTTTGTAAACAATAAATTGTTAGTTACTCGCACGAGATCAGTAGTTAGCTTCACCAAATCTAGATTTCTTTGTTGATAAAATACTAAACTAACATATTAGAAGTGTTGTTTAGCTGTCAGATATCACCATTTCAAAACCAAAATTCAACTAAATTGTTAAATTAAACAGGTTGATCTGAAGTTTAACTTATAGGAACCATTTATATCCCGAATGTTTGGTGTATAACTTTTGTTATGCCAATTCATAACCAATGTTCAGATCTTTAAGAGACAGATGCCGGTCAGGAGTCACCAACGACTTAAAAAAGCTCTCTGACATTGTGAAAATGTTAACGAATATACTTCATAGCACATTTACCCTAACATTTTATACGAATATACTTCATATCACATTTAACCTAACATTTTATACGAATATACTTCATATCACACTTACCCTAACATTTTATACGAATATACTTCATAGCACATTTACTCTAACAT
Encoded here:
- the LOC139494959 gene encoding uncharacterized protein produces the protein MSNSDDGDSSKPMYNFEIGSNKNQRSGFQRRNDDSLTPASQKTVFYDTPGACSCDEYRPFWISVKNGVLMIGKGLIVGINVIAEWTDPNPFIVRSIGLFTSQHILGEWKVQIEVVNNLYDGSFSRCTTDYKAVLDILFSKEKTSLLQCAALCDKLLACIGFNYHNQSCKLVELSPGVVTQIPKNQEDGWKFYSKCYRYNGACLWCYF